One Synechocystis sp. PCC 7509 genomic window, TTATTGAGTTGGGATGGGAGCGAATACCCCACATCAAAAGTCCAGTGAAGTACAGCCGTACTACCCCGCTAATCGACCCAGCTTCTGTTCTAAATTAATTACTCGCAGTAAGGAGCAAGACCCCGATGGACTAGCTTGGGAGTTTCAGGAGGGCAAATATTACCCAGTGCAAGTTTAAAACAGAGTGGCAATCACTATACAAAACGAGTTATTAGGGAATACGATGATCTCTGTGTTCGTTGAAGCGCTAAGAGCAATTTCGCCAACAATAGCTACCTTTAACTTTTGTTGAAAATTTAAAGAAAAGTATTCGTATATGAAAATCATAAGAAATACAATACCAATTTCAGATTTGTTTAACTTGATGGTCGATAACGAACTTACCATTAATAGAAGCTACCAAAGAAGTTCAGGTCTTTGGCCACACAATGCAAGAGCATACTTTATAGATACTGTGTTAAACGAATTTCCTTTTCCAAAGGTAGTCGTAAGACAAATAGTAGACTTGAAAACGAAAAAAACAAAAAGAGAAATAATTGATGGTCAACAGAGGCTAACAACAATTAGAGATTACATACAAGACAAATTTAGATTATCAAATGTAAGTAGAAATTACCAAGGTTTATCTTTTAGCGAATTGCCTGATGATATAAAGGCTAAACTTCTTGCATATGAAGTATCCACTGATACTGTAGTTTCAGCAACAGAAGATGAAGTATTAGAAATATTTAGAAGAATAAATTCTTATACCTTGCCACTAAAAGAGCCAGAAAAAAGGCATGCCTCCTATCAAGGAGATTTTAAATGGTTTATTAAAAACATTATTGATTCGTATTCGCCTATGCTTGAAAAATACAAAATTCTTAGTGTGAAAGATATTTCAAGAATGATGGATGCGGAGTTAGTAACGGAATTATGCCAAGTAATTACAGATGGAATAAAAACTAGAAGAAGTACAGTTTTGGAAAAGCTTTACAAAGATAATGATGGTTGTTTTGCTAATAGAAAGGAAGTGGAACTCAAACTCACTGAAACACTAGATTTTATTAAAGTAGAACTAAATCAGGTGTTAGAGAGTGAAGTTTTGAGTAGCTATTCGTTTTACTCTTTGTTTACAGCACTACTATATAATCGTTATGGAATACCTAATATATCTCTCAGTGATATGAGTGGTATAGATTCAATCGGAGTGTATACTTTCGATGTCAATCAGTCTATTCAAAATATTCTAGAACTATTCAATGCAACTGAACAGAAGAATGGCAACAGCAAATATTTTAGTTTTGTGAAAGCCTCAGCAGGTGCAACTACGAGTGATGTTAACAGGCGAATAAGATTAAATTGGCTTGTTAGAGCATTACAAAATAAATTAGATTAAATGTACTTTCTTAGAAAGAAAAAAACCAGATTTGCTCAAATTTCAAATTTAGCACTCGCCCATTATAATTTTGCCGATAGCAATCAAGCTAGGAAATTTATTGTAGCTACTGGGCTACTTAATCACATATGGCAAAATTGGAATCAATTCTGGAGAGCTTACTGGCTTGCTCATATGATTGGTGGAAGAGATTTGAAGAATAACCAAATAATCCCCTTGTTTTCTAATTTAAGTGAACCTCAAGCACTTTATCATCTACTCACCCTTATAGGTAAAAAGACGAGAGGTTCAACAGGGTCGGTTATGGCATCTTATCAAGAAGCAACTTGGGGAGAT contains:
- a CDS encoding DUF262 domain-containing protein gives rise to the protein MKIIRNTIPISDLFNLMVDNELTINRSYQRSSGLWPHNARAYFIDTVLNEFPFPKVVVRQIVDLKTKKTKREIIDGQQRLTTIRDYIQDKFRLSNVSRNYQGLSFSELPDDIKAKLLAYEVSTDTVVSATEDEVLEIFRRINSYTLPLKEPEKRHASYQGDFKWFIKNIIDSYSPMLEKYKILSVKDISRMMDAELVTELCQVITDGIKTRRSTVLEKLYKDNDGCFANRKEVELKLTETLDFIKVELNQVLESEVLSSYSFYSLFTALLYNRYGIPNISLSDMSGIDSIGVYTFDVNQSIQNILELFNATEQKNGNSKYFSFVKASAGATTSDVNRRIRLNWLVRALQNKLD